A window of Kineococcus sp. NBC_00420 genomic DNA:
CCTCATCGACACCGACGTCGGCGTCGACTGGCACGCCGTCGACGACCGGATCGACGCCCACGCTCAACGCGACCAACTCCGTCGAGCGCTGACTGCGCTGAGCGCCGCCGAGCGCGAAGCCTTCCTGCTCACCGCCTGGGAGGGCCTGAGCACCACCGAAGCCGCCCAGGCCCTCGACACCACCGCGGCCGTCGTCCGCACCCGCCTGAGCCGAGCCCGCCAACGAGCCCGCGCCGTCCTGGCGACCGCCTCGGCCACCTCAGCCTGAAAGGAGCTCCCATGCCCACGCCCTTCGACCTCGATGCCTTGGCCCAGCAGGCCGGGCAGACCAGCGCACCGACCCGCGAGCAGCTCGAGCCCGGCCGTCGCCAGCTGCAGCAAGCGATCGAGCAGGCCGACACCCGTGTCCTGGCGCTGCGCCGCCACCACCGCCAGTCCAAGCGCCGGCCCACGCGGCGGTGGACCATCACCGCCTTGGCTGGTGCCGCGGCAGCCGCCGCCGTGGCGTTGGTGCTGCCCGTCGCCAGTGCCCCGCCGGCCTCGGCCGAGCAGGTCCTCCTCGTGACTGCCCAGGCCGCCGGTCAGCAACCAGACCAGGCCGCCGGAGCGGCGTACTGGCACGTCCACTCCGAACAGGACTACCCCGCCACCAAGCCCCTGCAACGAGAGATCTGGCAGTCGCGCAACGGTGAGTCCGTCCTGCGCGATGAGACCTTGGTTTCCGGTGCACTGGACGGTGAGCCGGTCGACCCTGCCGAGGTCGTCACCACCAGTCTCGATGGACCCGCGGTCTTTGGGGTGGGGGGCCGCAGCCTGTCCTGGGCGGACCTCGACGCCCTACCCACCGACCCTCAAGCTCTCGGAACCCTGCTGCGTGCAGCGGTCAAGGACCACCCGGCCGGAGAGGACCACGAGCTGTTCGTGACGGTCACCGACCTGCTGACCGAAAGTCCGGCGTCACCGGCGCTGCGTCGGGCGCTGTGGGAGGTCGCCGCACGCGTGCCCGGTGCTGAGGTCCTCGGACCCATGACCGATGCGGCCGGTCGAACTGGCACCGCCATCGAGCGCGACGAGCTGGACCAGAACCGCTACCGCTACGTCTACATCCTCGATCCCACCACCGGCGAGCTGCTGGAGACGCGCAACGTCGACAGGGACGGAGTCGTCGTCTACCGCATGACCGAACTCGCCCAGGAGCCCGCTTCCACGGCGCCGCTGTCCGTCCCTCCTGGATGCGGACCCGGTTCGGTACCCGAACACAGCTGCTGACACCGGGCGAGCCGGCTGGGGGCGGTGCGATCAAGGAGGGGAGTCGCACCGCCCGCCCGCACTGCGCGACGTCACGGTCATCCCGCGGTGCGCGCGAAGCGCACGGTGATCCCGCGGTGCGCGGGCGCACCCGTCGTGCCGCGAGGCTCATCCGGCCGGGGCGTCCCGGAGACCAGTCTGTTCAGGACGGGCCCGCCAAGTCTCGGCACGCGATCATGGAGGGCATCGCTAGCGTGCCGATGGTGACTGACTCGCTACCCGGTGGACGCTTCTCCGGCCCCGCCAAGGAGGGCCAGACCGTCGTGCGCAAGAGCAGCGGCCCCAACGCCGCGGCCCTGCTGCAACACCTCGAACGCAGCAGCTTCGACCTTGCACCCCGGTTCATCTCCACCGCCAACGGCCTCGACACCTTGAGCTACCTGCCCGGGACCGCGGGGCTGACCCCCTTCACCGACGACGTCCGCTCCGAGGAAGCGTTGACTTCGGTCGCCACAGCCATCCGGCGCCTGCACGACCACACCCAAGGCTTTCAGCCCCCTGCCCCAACGGACTGGCGCGTCATGGACGTGGCCCTGCCCGTCGAGGTCGACTGCATCGGTCACCACGACCTGTCCCCCTGGAACCTTCTCTTCAGAGGACGCCAGGTGGTCGGGATCATCGATTGGGACACCATCGCCCCCTCCAACCGCATGTGGGACCTGGCTTTCGCCGCCTACCAGCTCGTCCCCCTCTACCCGCCGGCCTGGTTGGACGTGTTCGGCTGGCCGGCCGAGCCCGACCGCAGGCGGCGTCTGCACCTACTCGCCAACACCTACGGCCTGGGCGCACAGCCAGCGGAGCTGATCGACCTGGCCCTGGTCCGGTTGGCGAGCCTGGCCGCTCACATGGAGACGCAGATCCGTCGCGGCGACCCGGCCTACGCCGTCATGCGCGATGAGGACCACGCCGGTGGATTGCGGGCCTCGGTCGCCTGGCTCAGTCAGAACCGGAAGGCCCTGACGTAGGCGGGGCAACCGCGCGGTCATCCCGCGTTGTGCGCGGTCCTGAGCTGCCGGCCACGTCGCGGTCATGGCGAGAAGCGGACGAGGCGGAAACCCGTGATTCGCGGTCAGGGGACGCCCTCGAAGACGATGATCTGATCATGAGCACCAGAGGCGTCGTCCGCGACTGGCACGACGAAGAAGGCTGGGGTGTCATCGACAGCTCTGAGACGCCGGGCGGCTGTTGGGTCCACTACTCCGCTGCCATGACCACCCAGGAGGGGCTCCGGCCCGGCCAGGACGTTGCCTTTACCTACGAGCAGGGCGAGCAGGACGGGTACCACTACCGCGCTCAACGCGCCTGGCCCTGGGGCCAGGACCCGGCTCAACGGCCCGGGACCATGGTGTTTAACGACCGCAGCGGAGCCTTCACCAGCAGCCTCACCCTGACCTACGACGACCCGGCAGCCGCTGAAGCCGCAGGAGCCCCGCAGGCAGGGACAACGCACTGGCCGCCAGCAGCGACGCCGGTCCTGGGCACGGTGACCGTTACCGTCTTCGAGAGGGCACCAGGACGCAACGAAGTCCGCATCGACACCCGCGGCATGCTGAACGAGCAGCTGATGGACGCAGCCATGGCCGAACTGCAGCAGGTGCGCCAGCAGCTACCCGACTGAACCGGTCTCTGGCCTCACCCA
This region includes:
- a CDS encoding cold-shock protein codes for the protein MSTRGVVRDWHDEEGWGVIDSSETPGGCWVHYSAAMTTQEGLRPGQDVAFTYEQGEQDGYHYRAQRAWPWGQDPAQRPGTMVFNDRSGAFTSSLTLTYDDPAAAEAAGAPQAGTTHWPPAATPVLGTVTVTVFERAPGRNEVRIDTRGMLNEQLMDAAMAELQQVRQQLPD
- a CDS encoding CU044_5270 family protein is translated as MPTPFDLDALAQQAGQTSAPTREQLEPGRRQLQQAIEQADTRVLALRRHHRQSKRRPTRRWTITALAGAAAAAAVALVLPVASAPPASAEQVLLVTAQAAGQQPDQAAGAAYWHVHSEQDYPATKPLQREIWQSRNGESVLRDETLVSGALDGEPVDPAEVVTTSLDGPAVFGVGGRSLSWADLDALPTDPQALGTLLRAAVKDHPAGEDHELFVTVTDLLTESPASPALRRALWEVAARVPGAEVLGPMTDAAGRTGTAIERDELDQNRYRYVYILDPTTGELLETRNVDRDGVVVYRMTELAQEPASTAPLSVPPGCGPGSVPEHSC
- a CDS encoding phosphotransferase, with the translated sequence MTDSLPGGRFSGPAKEGQTVVRKSSGPNAAALLQHLERSSFDLAPRFISTANGLDTLSYLPGTAGLTPFTDDVRSEEALTSVATAIRRLHDHTQGFQPPAPTDWRVMDVALPVEVDCIGHHDLSPWNLLFRGRQVVGIIDWDTIAPSNRMWDLAFAAYQLVPLYPPAWLDVFGWPAEPDRRRRLHLLANTYGLGAQPAELIDLALVRLASLAAHMETQIRRGDPAYAVMRDEDHAGGLRASVAWLSQNRKALT